In uncultured Propionivibrio sp., the sequence GACGCGGGCGACGAGTCCTTCATGCCCGAGATGGTTGAGGCCGCGCTCCTTGCCGTCGCCCTGCCCGGCCGCATAGGTGAGCGTCAGGTTGCGCGGACTGCCGGCAGGCGATTCGGGATCGTTGCCAAGGAAACGCTGTTCGATCGCGACGGCGATGTTTTCGGCAAAACCGATACCGACGAATCCCCCGGTCGCCAGGGTGTCGCCGTCCTTGATATGACGAACGGCCTCGGCGGCGGAAACGACCTTGCTGCACTTGCTCTGACACTTGCCCTGCTGGCTGCTTTGCGACATAGCGATCCTCCTGGTTTATGACACACATCGGCGGGCACCGCCCGTCGTGTAAGCCTGATTGACCCGTGCCGATTGTCGTTACCGGCACAGTTTTATTGTTGCAGGAGAGCTAGCAGGGAATATGCCAGGCATTGAAGCGCCTGGGTTTATGTCTTTCCACGCAAGAATGAAGTCATTCCAAATCAACAATTCGCAAAATCGAGACGCGCAAAAAAACGCGTGTCACATGCAAATCAATGACTTAGTAATATTCTCAAAAACGAGACAGTCTCAAATATGAGAATCAAAACCCAGCGCACGCAGTTTCCGGTACATCGTGGCACGGCCCAAGCCCAGCAGTCGGGCCGCCGCATCGACGCGGTTCCCGGTCGCCGCCAGCGCATTCGCCAGCAGGCGTCGCTCGAACTCGGCGAACTCGACGTCATACGAGCGCACCTCACCCTCGGATGTATCCGAAAGTGCGCTGCTGCCGCCTGACAGGTCTACTGCATGCATCGAATTCCCCGGGAATGGCAGGCGAACGCGATCGGAGGGAAGAATATCGACAAGATCCACGGCCCCGATGCGGATCTTGTCCGACATCATCACGGCCTTTTCCAGCACGTTCTGCAATTCCCGCACGTTGCCGCGCCAGGCGCAGCCACGCAAGCGCTCGATCGCGTCGGGCGTCAGTTCGCGGTGGGGCAAACCGGTCCGTTGCTCAATCTGCTCGAGGATGCCTTCGCACAGTGCCTCGATGTCGGCCATGCGCTCGCGCAAGGGCGGCACGCGGATCGACAACACATTAAGCCGGTAAAACAGATCCTCGCGGAAGCGTCCTTCGGAAACGCATCGCTGCAAATCGACACTCGTCGCGGCGATGATGCGCACGTCAATCTTGACGACGCGGTTCGACCCCACCGGTTCGAACTCCTGTTCCTGCAGCACGCGCAACAGTTTCGACTGAAGCAGCAAGGGCATGTCGCCGATTTCGTCGAGGAAGAGCGTGCCGCCGTCGGCCAGGCGAAATTTTCCGTCGCGTCCTTTTTTCTCGGCCCCGGTGTACGCGCCGGGAGCGACGCCAAAGAACTCGGTCTCAAGCAAGGCATCCGGGATGGCGGCGACGTTGATGCCGACGAAAGGCTTGCCGCCGCGCGCGGAGGCGCCGTGGATTGCGTGCGCCAGCAACTCCTTGCCCGTACCGGTCTCACCCAGAAGCAGCACCGTCGCATCATGCTGCGCGGCGCGCCGCGCCTGCCGCTTGACCTCCATGCACACCGGACTCGAACCGATGAAATTGGAAAACGTATATTTCGGCCGGCGATTTTCCGCCAGCGACTTCTGCGCTGCGGCAATCTCCTGCTGCATCCCTTCAAACTTGGCGAACAGCGGTTTGAGCGACTGCACCTTGTCGAACAGCGCAAAACCGGCGGCGCCGATCACCTCGCCGCGATCATTCTTGAGCGGAATCCGCGTCACCACGAAAGTCGCGCCCGGCGTCTCCATGATATCGAGCAGAATGGGCTGTCCCGTCGTTACCACTGAACGCATCAGGCTGTTGCGGATCACGTCCTCGACCGGTTTGCCGATCGCCTCGGCCGCCGATTTCGCCCCCAGACGCGTCGCATAGCGCTCGTTGATCCAGACAATGCGCGCGTCACGATCGACAATGACCGTTCCCTCGCACAAGGTGTCGAAGCTCTCGAACAGCGACTGCATCGAGAGACGCCGGATCTTCTCCGGATTCAGCAGAATACTAGAGGCTCCTGACGACGCCATTGACATTCCTTCCCCTGTTTTTTTGGACATGATACGGCCAATGGCCCGATTGCCAAACCCCCACAGGATCGCAACAAACCGACAGGTACCGCCCGACCGGCCCCGTCACGGCATTGCCGGAGCGATGGGCTATAATCGCGGACCCGGCAACCTGTTGCCATAACGCCATCCGTCTTTCGCCGTACGCCGTTCATTTCGTGCCACTGCCATCCACCGACCGACCGACCGGACTGCCGCAGCAAGCCTCGCTGCCGTCAATCAAACCCGGCGAACGCCGACAAATCCCGCCATTTGCCGGCTCCGCCGACGCCCTGCTGATCGCGCAACGCGCCGACCAAGGCGACAAACGCAGCCTGATCGCGGTACTGACCGCCAGCGCCGGCGATGCGCAACGCCTGCTCGACGAAATCCCCTGGTTCGCGCCCGATTTGCGCGTCCGCATGCTGCCGGACTGGGAAACACTGCCCTACGACAGTTTCTCGCCGCACCACGATCTCATCTCCGAACGCCTGGCGACGCTCTACAGCGTCATGCGCAACGAATGCGACGTGCTGCTCGTTCCCGCCAGCACGGCGGCGTACCGTCTGGCCCCGCCGGCCTACCTGGCCGCCTACACCTTTTTCCTGAAGCAGGGCGAAAAACTCGACGCCGAGACCTTCAAGGGACAACTGACGCTGGCCGGCTATTCGCACGTCTCGAATGTCGTCTCGCCCGGCGAATACTCGATCCGCGGCGGATTGATCGACCTCTACCCGATGGGTTCGGTGCTGCCGTACCGGATCGACCTGTTCGACGACGAAATCGACAGCATCAAGACTTTCGACGTCGACACGCAACGCACCCTTTACCCGGTTCCCGATATCCGCCTGCTGCCGGCACGCGAATTCCCGCTCGACGACAAGGGACGTGCCTGCTTCCGGCAACGTTTCCGCGAAGTGTTCGAGGGCGACCCGGCGCGCGCACGCATCTACAAGGACGTCACCAACGGCATCGCGCCGGCCGGCATCGAATACTGGCTGCCGCTCTTCTTCGACGAAACGGCGACGCTCTTCGACTACCTGCCGGAAAACACGACCCTCTGCCTGCATAACGACGTTCCCGCAGCGCTCCGCGATTTCTGGCGTGACGCGCAGTCGCGCTACACCATGCTGTCCGGCGAAACGGCGCGCCCGCTCTTGCCGCCGGCCGACATCTTCCTCTCCGAAGATGCTTTCTTCATCGCCGCCAAGCCCTACGCCCGGCTCGACCTCCACCGACAGCCGCCCGGCGTCGCCGAAGGCGAAACGCGGCCGATTCCCGCCGTTGCCGTCGACCGCCGTGCCGACGATCCGCTGACGGCGCTCAAGGGATTCATCGCCGGCTTCACCGGCAGAATCCTGCTCCTTGCCGAAAGCGCCGGACGCCGCGAGACGTTGGCTGGCCTGCTCAATGAATATGGCATCCGTCCGGAGCCCTGCACGGACTTCAGCGGATTCCTCGCTGGCGAAAGCCGCCTGGCGCTCGGCGTTGCGCCGTTGCACGAAGGCTTTGGACTCGATGCCCTCGCCTTCGTCACCGAAGCCGAGCTCTACGCCGGGACGCCGCACCGGCGGGCCCGCCACGCCGCCCAGCGCAAGGCCTCGATCGACAACTGGCTGCGCGACCTGACCGAGCTCAAGGTCGGCGACCCGGTCGTTCATGAACAACACGGCATCGCCCGCTACCAGGGGCTGATCCACATGGATCTCGGCGAAGGCGAGATGGAGTTCCTCGAACTTCATTACGCCAACGACGCCAAGCTCTACGTGCCAGTCTCGCAATTGCACGTCATCTCGCGCTATTCGGGCAGCGACCCGGAAGCGGCGCCGCTGCATGCGCTCGGATCGCAGCAATGGGAAAAGGCCAAGAAGAAGGCGGCCCTCCAGGCACGCGACACGGCCGCCGAACTGCTCGCCCTCTACGCCCGCCGTGCGGCACGACAGGGACATGCCTTCGAATTCACCGCCCGCGACTACGAAGCCTTCGCCGACGGCTTTGGATTCGAGGAAACGCCCGACCAGGCGGCGGCGATCGAAGCCGTCATCCAGGACATGAAGTCCGGCAAGCCGATGGACCGCCTTGTCTGCGGCGACGTCGGCTTCGGCAAGACCGAGGTCGCCCTGCGCGCCGCTTTCTGCGCGGTCGCCGGCGGCAAGCAGGTGGCGGTGCTCTGCCCGACCACCCTGCTTTGCGAACAGCATTTCCAGACCTTCAGCGACCGTTTCGCCGACTGGCCGGTCAAGATCGCCGAACTCTCGCGCTTCAAGACGGCCAAGGAATCGAACCAGGCGATCAAGGAACTGGCCGAAGGCAAGGTTGACATCGTCATCGGCACGCACAAGCTGCTGCAAAAGGACATTCGCTTCAACCGGCTCGGGCTCGTCATCATCGACGAAGAGCATCGCTTCGGCGTGCGCCAGAAGGAAAGCCTCAAGGCCCTGCGTGCCGAAGTCGACGTACTGACGCTGACGGCGACGCCGATCCCGCGTACCCTGGGGATGTCGCTCGAAGGCCTGCGCGACTTTTCAGTCATCGCCACGGCGCCGCAAAAACGGCTGGCGATCAAGACCTTCGTCTCGCGCTATTCGGACGGCATCGTGCGCGAGGCGCTGCTGCGCGAATTCAAGCGCGGCGGGCAAGTCTATTTCCTGCACAACGAAGTCGACACGATCGACAACATGCGCGAAAAGCTCGCCAAGCTGCTGCCCGAAGCCCGCATCGTCGTCGGTCACGGACAGATGAACGAGCGCGAACTCGAACGCGTCATGCGCGACTTCACCGGGCAACGCGCCAACCTGCTCCTGTGCACGACAATCATCGAAACCGGCATCGACAACCCGCACGCCAACACCATCGTCATCAACCGGGCCGACAAGTTCGGTCTGGCGCAGCTCCACCAGTTGCGCGGCCGTGTCGGGCGTTCGCACCACCAGGCCTACGCCTACCTGCTCACGCACGGCGACGCCGATGGCACGACCGGCCTCACCAAGCAGGCCAAGCAGCGGCTCGAAGCGATCCAGATGATGGACGAGCTCGGCGCCGGTTTCTACCTGGCCATGCACGACCTCGAAATCCGCGGCGCCGGCGAGATCCTCGGCGAGAACCAGTCCGGCGAGATGCAGGAAGTCGGTTTCAACCTCTACACCGAGATGCTCAACCGCGCCGTCTCGGCGCTGCGCCAGGGCAAGGAACCCGATCTCGCCGAACCGCTCGGCATCACCACCGAAATCAATCTGCATACACCGGCGCTGCTGCCCGACGACTACGCCCCCGATGTGCACGAGCGACTGACGCTCTACAAGCGCCTCGCCAACTGCGCGACGCTCGACGATATCATCGCCATGCAGGAAGAACTCGTCGACCGTTTCGGCGAACTGCCGCCGCAAGCGCGTTCGCTGCTCGAAAGCCACCGGCTGCGGCTGATGTGCAAGCCGCTCGGCATCGTCAAACTCGACGCAACGAGCGAACAGATCGTCGTGCAATTCGAGGTCAATCCGCCGATCGAACCGATCCGCATCATCAACCTGATCCAGAAAGACCGGAACTATCGGCTGGCCGGACAGGATAAACTGTCGCTGAAACGGCACTGCCCGGCCCTGGCCGACCGCGTCGCCGCCATCAAGGACCTCTTCAAGCAACTGAAACCATGAGCCATCCCGACAAAACCAACCTCGCCACACCGGACATCGAAAACGTCAATATCGTCGATTTCGATCCGATGCCCTCGCCCGAGGAAATCCACGCCCGCGTGCCGCTTTCGACGCATGCCTCGCGCACGGTGATGCAAGGCCGCGAAGCGCTGCGCAACATCCTTGACCGCAAGGACCATCGCCTGTTCGTCGTCGTCGGCCCCTGCTCGATCCACGACCCGGTCGCCGGCCTCGACTATGCCCGTCGGCTGAAAGCGCTCGGCGATGAACTCGGCGACACGCTGCTGCCGATCATGCGCGTCTATTTTGAAAAACCGCGTACGACGACCGGCTGGAAAGGCTACATCAACGATCCGGACATGGATGACTCGTTCCGCATCGGCAAAGGCATGGAAAACGCACGGGCCTTCCTGCGCGACGTCGCCGAACTCGGACTGCCAGCAGCCACCGAGGCGCTCGATCCGATCTCGCCGCAATACCTCGGCGACCTCATCGCCTGGACGGCGATCGGCGCCCGCACGACCGAATCGCAGACGCACCGCGAAATGTCCTCGGGATTATCGACGCCGGTCGGCTTCAAGAACGGCACCAACGGCGACGTCGGCATCGCCGTCAATGCCATTCTTTCGGCATCGCGCCCGCACAGCTTCCTCGGCATCAACGGCGAAGGCAAAACCTCGGTCGTGCGCACCAGCGGCAACCCCTACGGACACCTTGTCCTGCGCGGCGGCGACGGCCGCCCGAACTATGACACCGTCAGCGTCCGCATCGCCGAGCAGGCGCTGGCCAAGGCCAAGCTGCCGGCCAACATCGTCGTCGACTGCTCGCACGCCAACAGCTACAAGAACCACGAACTGCAGCCGCTCGTCATGGCCGACATCGTCAACCAGATCCGTTTCGGCAACCAGTCGCTGGTCGGCGTCATGATCGAATCGAACATCGCCGCCGGCAGCCAGCCGATTCCCAACGACCTTGGCTCGCTCAAATACGGCTGCTCGGTCACGGATGCCTGCGTCGACTGGGACACCACCGAAAAAATGCTGCGCGAGACGGCCGCGCAACTGCGCGACGTATTGCCGAACAGAACCCGCCAATCCTGATCATTCCGATACTCCTGGAGACTCTTGATGCCAGCCCTGATCCGCCCTTTCACCGCCCTGCGCCCACGCCCCGAACACGCCGCCGCGGTCGCCGCACCGCCCTATGACGTGTTGTCGAGCGACGAAGCGCGCGTGCGCGCCGCCGGCAAACCGCACTCCTTCCTGCACATTTCCAAGGCCGAGATCGACCTGCCGCCGGAAGTCGATCATTACGCGCCCGAGGTCTATGCCAAATCGGCCGAAAACCTGCACAAGCTGATCAATGACAACATCCTGATCCGCGACGAAAAGCCCTGCTACTACGCCTACCGTCTCGTCATGGGCTCGCACACGCAGACCGGCCTGATCGCCGCGGCTTCGGTCGCCCACTACGACACCAACCGCATCCGCAAACACGAGTTCACGCGGCCGGACAAGGAAGACGACCGGGTCCGCCAGATCGAGGCGCTCAATGCACAGACCGGCCCGGTGCTGCTCGCCCATCCCGACAGCGACGAAGCCGAACGGCTGGTCGCAGCCGCGACCGCCGGCACGCCGATCGCCGACCTGACCGCCGATGACGGCATCAAGCACACGCTCTGGCGGATCGACGACGAAGCCGCCATTGCCCGTATCTCCACCGTGGTCGACGCCATGCCGGCGCTCTACATCGCTGACGGCCACCACCGGTCGGCCGCCGCCTCGCGCGTCGCTGCCGCCCGTCGCGGCAAGGGCCGCCCGGATTCGGCCGAATATTTCCTGGCGGTGATCTTCCCGGCCCGGCAGATGCGCATCCTCGACTACAACCGCGTCGTGCGCGACCTCAACGGCCACACGGTCGAGAGTTTCCTCGCCGCCGTTGCCGAACGCTGCACCGTCACGCCGGCCGAGGGACGCGCCACCCCGCCGGCCACCGGCTGCTTCGGTCTCTATCTCGCCAAGCGCTGGTACCATCTGAAAATCAAGCCCGAACTCGTGCCGACGCAGGACCCGGTGCGCCGGCTCGATGTCTCGGTGTTGTCGGAACAGATTCTCGCCCCGGTGCTCGGCATCGCCGACCTGCGTCGCGACACGCGCATCGACTTCGTCGGCGGCATCCGCGGTCTGGGCGAGCTTGAAAAGCGCGTCGACAGCGGCGAGATGGCGGTTGCCTTCGCCATGTACCCGACGCAACTCGGCGAGCTCATGTCGGTCGCCGATGCCGGTGAAGTGATGCCGCCGAAGTCGACCTGGTTCGAACCGAAGCTCGCCGACGGACTCGCCTCGCACGTCCTCGACTGAATGACAGGCGGCTAAGACCGCCTCATTCGACCCGACGCCCCGGCCCTTCGCATCATCGAAGGCCGGGGCGTTCGTTCATCTCAATCGGCGCCGGGCAGGAAAGGCAGCGCAAGCCGGACGGCCAGCTCGATGCGCTTTTCCAGGGCGAGACTGCACAGCTTGTGATCGACAAAATCGGCCTCGGTGGCGAAGACGCCGATCGGTAGCGTCAACGCCTGCTTCATCGCCAGCAATGGCCGCAACTGCTGGTCGATCACCAGTCCGTGCAAGGCGCTGCCGCCGGTGGCCGCCAGCAACGTCGGCTTTCCCGCCAGCGAGTCCATCGCCGTCATATCGAGAAAATGCTTGAACAGGCCGGAGAACGTCGCATTGTGAACGGGACTCGCGGCAATCAGCACGTCGGCATTTTCGACGGCCACCACCTGCGCAAGAATGTCCTCCGGCAACTCGCTGCGCCAGTAACACGCGCCGAGACGCCTTCCGAATTGTGCGATTTCCACCCGCTGCGGCACGATTGTCCGAAACTCGCCAATCCTGGCCAACAAGGCCTCGCACAGCACCAGCGTCCGCGACGGCTGCTGCAAGCTGCCGCAGAGCACGGCGACATTCAAAGCTGACATTTCAACAAACCTTTCTGATAACGACAACGGACGCCTGCAGCAATTTCCGGACCATGACGACAGGGTGACCGTTTCCGGGATAGTCACGTTGACAGCGGCGACCGCTTCGCGGTTTCATCCTCGTGAATAAAATCGACCGGTTACCCAAACCGCCCCTCACCGATGAAGACCTCGCTCCGCAGTCTCCTGGTCGCCTGGCTGACGATGCTCGCCGTATCGATGGCAAACGGCGCCCTGCGCGAATTCGTCTACGCGCCCTATCTGAACGCCGCGGCGGCGCAACAACTTTCCACCTTTATCGGCGCGCTTCTCCTCGGCATCGTCATCCATCGCCATGCGCGACGTCACCCATTCCCGTCGGCGCGGGCTGCCTTCGCAAGCGGACTTCTGTGGGTGGCACTGACGATCGCCTTCGAGTTTCTCTTCTTCCACTACGTCGGCGGCCATCCCTGGCCGGTGCTGCTCGCCAACTACGACCTGTCGGCCGGCCGCCTCTGGCCGCTCCTGCTGCTCTGGATTGCGCTTGCGCCGAGTCTGTTCCACCGCCTCAGGATGCGTCGAGCCTAAGCAATCGGCAACCAAGACCGGCTAACCCGGGATCGCCGCCTGTTCAAGCCCCGAGATCAAAACACGACAAGTCCTCAACCCAGACCAGGACCTGCGCTTGCTGTGGGAG encodes:
- a CDS encoding sigma 54-interacting transcriptional regulator, translating into MASSGASSILLNPEKIRRLSMQSLFESFDTLCEGTVIVDRDARIVWINERYATRLGAKSAAEAIGKPVEDVIRNSLMRSVVTTGQPILLDIMETPGATFVVTRIPLKNDRGEVIGAAGFALFDKVQSLKPLFAKFEGMQQEIAAAQKSLAENRRPKYTFSNFIGSSPVCMEVKRQARRAAQHDATVLLLGETGTGKELLAHAIHGASARGGKPFVGINVAAIPDALLETEFFGVAPGAYTGAEKKGRDGKFRLADGGTLFLDEIGDMPLLLQSKLLRVLQEQEFEPVGSNRVVKIDVRIIAATSVDLQRCVSEGRFREDLFYRLNVLSIRVPPLRERMADIEALCEGILEQIEQRTGLPHRELTPDAIERLRGCAWRGNVRELQNVLEKAVMMSDKIRIGAVDLVDILPSDRVRLPFPGNSMHAVDLSGGSSALSDTSEGEVRSYDVEFAEFERRLLANALAATGNRVDAAARLLGLGRATMYRKLRALGFDSHI
- the mfd gene encoding transcription-repair coupling factor, with amino-acid sequence MPSTDRPTGLPQQASLPSIKPGERRQIPPFAGSADALLIAQRADQGDKRSLIAVLTASAGDAQRLLDEIPWFAPDLRVRMLPDWETLPYDSFSPHHDLISERLATLYSVMRNECDVLLVPASTAAYRLAPPAYLAAYTFFLKQGEKLDAETFKGQLTLAGYSHVSNVVSPGEYSIRGGLIDLYPMGSVLPYRIDLFDDEIDSIKTFDVDTQRTLYPVPDIRLLPAREFPLDDKGRACFRQRFREVFEGDPARARIYKDVTNGIAPAGIEYWLPLFFDETATLFDYLPENTTLCLHNDVPAALRDFWRDAQSRYTMLSGETARPLLPPADIFLSEDAFFIAAKPYARLDLHRQPPGVAEGETRPIPAVAVDRRADDPLTALKGFIAGFTGRILLLAESAGRRETLAGLLNEYGIRPEPCTDFSGFLAGESRLALGVAPLHEGFGLDALAFVTEAELYAGTPHRRARHAAQRKASIDNWLRDLTELKVGDPVVHEQHGIARYQGLIHMDLGEGEMEFLELHYANDAKLYVPVSQLHVISRYSGSDPEAAPLHALGSQQWEKAKKKAALQARDTAAELLALYARRAARQGHAFEFTARDYEAFADGFGFEETPDQAAAIEAVIQDMKSGKPMDRLVCGDVGFGKTEVALRAAFCAVAGGKQVAVLCPTTLLCEQHFQTFSDRFADWPVKIAELSRFKTAKESNQAIKELAEGKVDIVIGTHKLLQKDIRFNRLGLVIIDEEHRFGVRQKESLKALRAEVDVLTLTATPIPRTLGMSLEGLRDFSVIATAPQKRLAIKTFVSRYSDGIVREALLREFKRGGQVYFLHNEVDTIDNMREKLAKLLPEARIVVGHGQMNERELERVMRDFTGQRANLLLCTTIIETGIDNPHANTIVINRADKFGLAQLHQLRGRVGRSHHQAYAYLLTHGDADGTTGLTKQAKQRLEAIQMMDELGAGFYLAMHDLEIRGAGEILGENQSGEMQEVGFNLYTEMLNRAVSALRQGKEPDLAEPLGITTEINLHTPALLPDDYAPDVHERLTLYKRLANCATLDDIIAMQEELVDRFGELPPQARSLLESHRLRLMCKPLGIVKLDATSEQIVVQFEVNPPIEPIRIINLIQKDRNYRLAGQDKLSLKRHCPALADRVAAIKDLFKQLKP
- a CDS encoding 3-deoxy-7-phosphoheptulonate synthase is translated as MSHPDKTNLATPDIENVNIVDFDPMPSPEEIHARVPLSTHASRTVMQGREALRNILDRKDHRLFVVVGPCSIHDPVAGLDYARRLKALGDELGDTLLPIMRVYFEKPRTTTGWKGYINDPDMDDSFRIGKGMENARAFLRDVAELGLPAATEALDPISPQYLGDLIAWTAIGARTTESQTHREMSSGLSTPVGFKNGTNGDVGIAVNAILSASRPHSFLGINGEGKTSVVRTSGNPYGHLVLRGGDGRPNYDTVSVRIAEQALAKAKLPANIVVDCSHANSYKNHELQPLVMADIVNQIRFGNQSLVGVMIESNIAAGSQPIPNDLGSLKYGCSVTDACVDWDTTEKMLRETAAQLRDVLPNRTRQS
- a CDS encoding DUF1015 family protein; this encodes MPALIRPFTALRPRPEHAAAVAAPPYDVLSSDEARVRAAGKPHSFLHISKAEIDLPPEVDHYAPEVYAKSAENLHKLINDNILIRDEKPCYYAYRLVMGSHTQTGLIAAASVAHYDTNRIRKHEFTRPDKEDDRVRQIEALNAQTGPVLLAHPDSDEAERLVAAATAGTPIADLTADDGIKHTLWRIDDEAAIARISTVVDAMPALYIADGHHRSAAASRVAAARRGKGRPDSAEYFLAVIFPARQMRILDYNRVVRDLNGHTVESFLAAVAERCTVTPAEGRATPPATGCFGLYLAKRWYHLKIKPELVPTQDPVRRLDVSVLSEQILAPVLGIADLRRDTRIDFVGGIRGLGELEKRVDSGEMAVAFAMYPTQLGELMSVADAGEVMPPKSTWFEPKLADGLASHVLD
- a CDS encoding NAD(P)H-dependent oxidoreductase; protein product: MSALNVAVLCGSLQQPSRTLVLCEALLARIGEFRTIVPQRVEIAQFGRRLGACYWRSELPEDILAQVVAVENADVLIAASPVHNATFSGLFKHFLDMTAMDSLAGKPTLLAATGGSALHGLVIDQQLRPLLAMKQALTLPIGVFATEADFVDHKLCSLALEKRIELAVRLALPFLPGAD